Proteins from a single region of Streptomyces sp. HUAS 15-9:
- a CDS encoding molybdopterin oxidoreductase family protein has translation MSRTALRICPLCEATCGLTLTIEGTRVTGARGDRDDVFSKGFICPKGACFGAVDGDPDRLRAPLVRKDGELREATWEEAFDAVAAGLRPVVERYGPDAVGVVLGNPNVHTMAGALYPTVLLGALRTRSLFTASTVDQMPKHVSSGLLYGDANAVPVPDLDHTDHLLLIGANPLESNGSLCTAPDFPGKLKALRARGGTLTVIDPRRTRTARLADRHLAIRPGTDALLLAAMTNVLFEEGLVELGELAPHVQGLDELRDAIRDFTPAATAEACDVDADTIRALARELAAAPTAAVYARIGTCTVPHGTLASWLVDVLNILTGNLDRPGGALFPQAATDRTPRPAGPGHGFALGRWHSRVRRHPEAKGELPLSALAEEIDTATEEGEPVRALISIAANPVLSAPDGDRLDKALDSLDFMVSVDPYLNETSRHAHVVLPPPPPSQSPHHDFAFNTLAVRNQVRYARPAVPLEPGRMAESEILARLILAVVGMSGAAPSSVDDMVIDQTLGKAVREEHSPVYGRDPKELAAQLTGATGPERRLDMMLRLGPYGEGFGVRPDGLTLRQLLDHPHGIDLGPLRPRLPQPLKTRSGKVELLPQPIADDLPRLREALAQRPDGLVLVGRRHLRSNNSWMHNVPALTGGTNRCTLHIHPEDADRLGVRDGADVRVKGAGGEVVAPAEITDGVRPGVVSLPHGWGHDRPGIRMNHAVLTPGVNVNQLLDGSLLDPLSGNAVLNGVPVELTATP, from the coding sequence GTGTCCCGCACCGCCCTGCGAATCTGCCCCCTGTGCGAGGCCACCTGCGGGCTGACCCTCACCATCGAGGGCACCCGTGTCACCGGCGCCCGCGGCGACCGCGACGACGTCTTCAGCAAGGGGTTCATCTGCCCCAAGGGCGCCTGCTTCGGTGCCGTGGACGGCGACCCGGACCGGCTGCGCGCACCCCTGGTCCGCAAGGACGGCGAACTGCGCGAGGCCACCTGGGAGGAGGCGTTCGACGCGGTGGCCGCGGGCCTGCGTCCGGTCGTCGAGCGGTACGGCCCCGACGCGGTCGGAGTCGTCCTCGGCAACCCGAATGTGCACACCATGGCCGGCGCGCTGTACCCGACGGTCCTGCTCGGCGCCCTGCGCACCCGCAGCCTGTTCACCGCCTCCACGGTCGACCAGATGCCCAAGCACGTCTCCAGCGGACTCCTGTACGGCGACGCCAACGCCGTCCCCGTGCCCGACCTCGACCACACGGACCATCTGCTCCTCATCGGCGCCAACCCCCTGGAGTCCAACGGAAGTCTGTGCACCGCCCCCGACTTCCCCGGCAAGCTCAAGGCGCTCAGGGCCCGCGGCGGCACCCTCACCGTCATCGACCCGCGCCGCACCCGCACCGCCAGACTCGCCGACCGGCACCTCGCGATCCGCCCCGGCACCGACGCGCTGCTGCTCGCGGCGATGACGAACGTGCTCTTCGAGGAAGGACTCGTCGAGCTCGGCGAGCTCGCCCCGCATGTGCAGGGGCTGGACGAACTCCGGGACGCGATACGGGACTTCACCCCCGCGGCCACGGCGGAGGCCTGCGACGTCGACGCGGACACGATCCGCGCCCTCGCCCGTGAACTCGCCGCCGCCCCCACCGCCGCCGTGTACGCCCGCATAGGCACCTGCACGGTCCCGCACGGCACCCTCGCCAGCTGGCTCGTCGACGTCCTCAACATCCTCACCGGCAACCTCGACCGGCCCGGGGGCGCCCTCTTCCCGCAGGCCGCCACCGACAGGACCCCCCGGCCCGCCGGACCCGGCCACGGCTTTGCCCTGGGCCGCTGGCACTCCCGGGTGCGCCGGCACCCCGAGGCCAAGGGCGAGCTGCCGCTGTCCGCGCTCGCCGAGGAGATCGACACCGCCACCGAGGAGGGCGAGCCGGTCCGCGCCCTCATCTCCATCGCCGCCAACCCCGTCCTCTCCGCCCCCGACGGCGACCGGCTCGACAAGGCCCTGGACTCCCTCGACTTCATGGTCAGCGTCGACCCGTATCTGAACGAGACCTCGCGCCACGCCCACGTCGTACTGCCCCCGCCGCCGCCCTCGCAGAGCCCGCACCACGACTTCGCCTTCAACACCCTCGCCGTGCGCAACCAGGTCCGCTACGCCCGCCCCGCCGTCCCGCTGGAGCCCGGCCGGATGGCCGAGTCCGAGATCCTGGCCCGGCTGATCCTGGCCGTTGTCGGCATGAGCGGCGCCGCCCCTTCGTCCGTCGACGACATGGTGATCGACCAGACCCTCGGCAAGGCGGTGCGCGAGGAACACTCTCCCGTGTACGGCCGGGACCCGAAGGAGCTGGCCGCACAGCTCACCGGCGCGACCGGTCCCGAGCGCCGGCTCGACATGATGCTGCGCCTCGGCCCCTACGGCGAGGGTTTCGGCGTACGGCCCGACGGGCTGACCCTGCGGCAGCTGCTCGACCACCCGCACGGCATCGACCTCGGCCCGCTGCGCCCGCGGCTCCCGCAGCCGCTGAAGACCAGGAGCGGCAAGGTCGAGCTGCTGCCGCAGCCGATCGCGGACGACCTGCCCCGGCTGCGGGAGGCGCTGGCCCAGCGCCCCGACGGGCTGGTCCTCGTCGGCCGCCGCCATCTGCGCTCCAACAACAGCTGGATGCACAACGTGCCCGCCCTCACCGGCGGCACCAACCGCTGCACCCTGCACATCCACCCCGAGGACGCGGACCGCCTGGGCGTGCGCGACGGGGCCGACGTACGGGTGAAGGGGGCCGGGGGAGAGGTGGTCGCCCCCGCCGAGATCACCGACGGCGTCCGGCCGGGCGTCGTGAGCCTGCCGCACGGCTGGGGCCACGACCGCCCCGGAATCCGGATGAACCACGCGGTCCTGACTCCCGGAGTCAACGTCAACCAGCTCCTCGACGGCAGCCTGCTGGATCCGCTGTCGGGCAACGCGGTCCTCAACGGAGTGCCGGTCGAACTCACCGCGACGCCGTGA
- a CDS encoding TetR/AcrR family transcriptional regulator produces MKPVPHASLRRAPVQRRSAERLTRILDACADLLDEVGYDALSTRAVALRAGVPIGSVYRFFGNKRQMVDALAQRNLERYSERVTERLGDGGSDDWRAAMDAVLDEYLAMKRTAPGFSLVDFGNQIPVGARHTEPNHRVADRLTDLLSGYLGRTPDDELRRTFLIAVETADTLVHLAFRVDPQGDEAIIAETRELLRAYLARVLD; encoded by the coding sequence ATGAAGCCCGTGCCCCATGCATCGCTTCGCCGAGCGCCCGTCCAGCGGCGCAGTGCCGAACGGCTGACCAGGATCCTCGACGCCTGCGCCGACCTCCTCGACGAGGTCGGCTACGACGCCCTGAGCACCCGGGCCGTGGCGCTGCGCGCCGGTGTGCCCATCGGCTCGGTCTACCGCTTCTTCGGCAACAAACGGCAGATGGTGGACGCGCTCGCCCAGCGCAACCTGGAGCGGTACAGCGAGCGTGTCACCGAGCGGCTCGGGGACGGGGGCAGCGATGACTGGCGGGCGGCCATGGACGCCGTGCTCGACGAGTACCTGGCCATGAAGCGCACCGCGCCCGGCTTCTCCCTCGTCGACTTCGGCAACCAGATCCCGGTCGGAGCCCGCCATACCGAGCCCAACCACCGTGTCGCCGACCGCCTCACCGACCTGCTCTCCGGCTACCTCGGCCGCACCCCCGACGACGAACTGCGCCGCACCTTCCTGATCGCCGTGGAGACCGCCGACACGCTGGTCCACCTCGCCTTCCGGGTGGACCCGCAGGGCGACGAGGCGATCATCGCGGAGACCCGGGAGCTGCTGCGGGCGTATCTGGCGCGCGTGCTGGACTGA
- the hmgA gene encoding homogentisate 1,2-dioxygenase: protein MSGDARKTAETLAHLSGFGNEHASEAVPGALPEGRNSPQRAPLGLYAEQLSGTAFTEPRAYNRRSWLYRIHPSAAHPAFTRTDNGAIRTGPFAETEPDPNRLRWNPLPEPPAGTDFLAGLWTLGGNGDVTQRAGMAVHLYHANASMERVFSDADGELLIVPERGGLLLRTEFGLLHAEPGHVALIPRGVRFRVELLDASARGYVCENYGAAFRLPDLGPIGANGLANARDFRAPVAAYEDVEGPVEVVNKFCGNLWTATYDHSPLDVVAWHGNYLPYVYDLRRFNVIGTISYDHPDPSIFTVLTSPSDTPGLAGVDFVVFAPRWLVGEDTFRPPYFHRNVMSEYMGLIEGAYDAKAEGFVPGGGSLHNMMSAHGPDRETFDRASAAELRPQKVDDGLAFMFETRWPVTLTPHAAGADHLQQGYDDVWQGLERHFRPLH, encoded by the coding sequence ATGAGCGGGGACGCGCGGAAGACCGCCGAGACACTGGCCCACCTCTCCGGATTCGGCAATGAACACGCCTCGGAGGCGGTGCCGGGCGCCCTGCCCGAGGGCCGCAACTCGCCACAGCGGGCTCCGCTCGGGCTGTACGCGGAGCAGCTCAGCGGTACGGCCTTCACCGAGCCCAGGGCGTACAACCGCCGTTCCTGGCTGTATCGCATCCACCCCTCGGCCGCGCACCCCGCGTTCACCCGCACCGACAACGGCGCGATCCGCACGGGTCCCTTCGCCGAGACCGAGCCGGACCCGAACCGTCTGCGCTGGAACCCGCTGCCCGAGCCGCCGGCCGGGACGGACTTCCTCGCGGGCCTGTGGACCCTGGGCGGCAACGGCGACGTGACCCAGCGCGCCGGTATGGCCGTGCACCTGTACCACGCCAACGCCTCAATGGAGCGCGTCTTCAGCGACGCGGACGGGGAGCTGCTGATCGTCCCGGAGCGCGGCGGGCTGCTGCTGCGCACGGAGTTCGGGCTGCTGCACGCGGAGCCCGGACATGTGGCGCTGATCCCGCGCGGGGTGCGCTTCCGGGTGGAGCTGCTCGACGCCTCCGCCCGGGGTTATGTGTGCGAGAACTACGGCGCCGCCTTCCGGCTGCCCGACCTCGGCCCGATCGGCGCCAACGGGCTCGCCAACGCCCGGGACTTCCGGGCGCCGGTGGCCGCCTACGAGGACGTCGAGGGCCCGGTGGAGGTGGTGAACAAGTTCTGCGGCAACCTCTGGACGGCCACGTACGACCACTCGCCGCTCGACGTGGTCGCCTGGCACGGCAACTATCTCCCGTACGTGTACGACCTGCGCCGTTTCAATGTGATCGGCACGATCTCGTACGACCACCCCGACCCGTCGATCTTCACGGTCCTCACCTCCCCGTCCGACACCCCGGGCCTGGCCGGCGTCGACTTCGTGGTCTTCGCGCCGCGCTGGCTGGTGGGCGAGGACACCTTCCGGCCGCCGTACTTCCACCGCAACGTGATGAGCGAGTACATGGGGCTCATCGAGGGGGCGTACGACGCGAAGGCGGAGGGTTTCGTGCCGGGCGGGGGTTCGCTGCACAACATGATGTCGGCGCACGGACCGGACCGGGAGACCTTCGACCGGGCGAGCGCGGCCGAGCTGCGGCCGCAGAAGGTCGACGACGGGCTCGCGTTCATGTTCGAGACGCGCTGGCCGGTGACGCTCACGCCCCACGCGGCAGGGGCGGACCACCTCCAGCAGGGATACGACGACGTGTGGCAGGGCCTCGAGCGGCACTTCCGCCCCTTGCACTGA
- a CDS encoding GntR family transcriptional regulator: protein MTSFAPDSIVLNRKLPLWYQVSQSLRASILGRSPRDPLRLPTEERLAEHYGVSVLTMRQALKELEDEGLISRHRRRGTFIEPGVQRGAPVRLLGSVDAIVAQQSGMTTELLDHGTGPVPAELAEYFPDLAEVASYHRLRSDEKTGEPTNHARNHIRPELAARIDLDDLVRWPMTKVLRDVVGADISRITDTVEARLADPDTARLLQVPLLSPILHYTGVTYDTDGRVLDVAVIHYRGDRFSFTVTLDAT from the coding sequence GTGACCTCCTTCGCTCCGGACTCGATCGTCCTGAACCGCAAGCTGCCGCTCTGGTATCAGGTGTCGCAGTCGCTGCGCGCCTCGATACTCGGCCGCTCGCCGCGGGACCCGCTGCGCCTGCCCACCGAGGAGCGGCTGGCGGAGCACTACGGCGTCAGTGTGCTGACCATGCGGCAGGCGCTGAAGGAGCTGGAGGACGAGGGGCTGATCAGCCGGCACCGGCGGCGCGGGACGTTCATCGAGCCCGGTGTCCAGCGGGGCGCGCCCGTGCGTCTGCTGGGCTCGGTGGACGCGATCGTGGCCCAGCAGTCCGGTATGACGACCGAGCTGCTGGACCACGGAACCGGGCCCGTGCCGGCGGAACTCGCCGAGTACTTCCCGGATCTGGCCGAGGTGGCGTCGTACCACCGGCTGCGCAGCGACGAGAAGACCGGCGAGCCGACCAACCACGCCCGCAACCACATCCGTCCCGAACTGGCCGCGCGCATCGACCTGGACGATCTGGTCCGCTGGCCGATGACCAAGGTGCTGCGGGATGTCGTCGGGGCGGACATCAGCCGCATCACGGACACGGTCGAGGCCCGGCTGGCCGACCCGGACACCGCGCGGCTGCTCCAAGTCCCGCTGCTCAGCCCGATCCTGCACTACACGGGTGTGACGTACGACACCGACGGCCGTGTCCTCGACGTGGCCGTCATCCACTACCGGGGGGACCGCTTCTCCTTCACGGTGACCTTGGACGCCACCTGA
- a CDS encoding type ISP restriction/modification enzyme has product MPSVTHEDAPLLADLMPWSVAPLRPGRAWPTAPDAACLKARWDALLKADGPDREALFEPTRSRTLHSAVGQLPGQSSGTEKLVRASGPCPKPVRVLAAPFDEQWLIPDHRLIDTARPELWRVADEHQVFAVESPADTPGPPLLATSLLPVLRPGRIRPLYRRPGGTEPNLAPGLLEHLDSRLGLSPTPVDFLAWVMATVRPDLTVPLTEDAELWSRGVESGRRLLWLMRRDGERPKLPGGRRPYVRAPLPSLPLTLHYDRDEETLHLDEGRISPVPPEAWDFEVAGVRVLEQWFTTRTTPPEPGTLTAIRPTTWPQPWTSELLELITVLALLAEHRPQQAELRMTAPLTATALHKAGILPVPDASRGPASVLDHHEEGPEGQFTLV; this is encoded by the coding sequence ATGCCCAGCGTGACGCACGAGGACGCTCCGCTGCTCGCGGACCTCATGCCGTGGTCCGTCGCACCCCTGCGGCCGGGCCGCGCCTGGCCGACGGCGCCCGACGCGGCCTGCCTGAAGGCCCGCTGGGACGCCCTGCTCAAGGCCGACGGCCCCGACCGGGAGGCCCTGTTCGAGCCCACGCGCTCGCGCACGCTGCACTCCGCGGTGGGTCAGCTGCCGGGACAGTCCAGCGGCACGGAGAAGCTGGTGCGTGCTTCGGGGCCGTGCCCGAAGCCGGTACGCGTGCTCGCGGCGCCCTTCGACGAGCAGTGGCTGATCCCGGACCACCGGTTGATCGACACGGCCCGCCCGGAGCTGTGGCGGGTGGCGGACGAGCACCAGGTGTTCGCCGTGGAGTCGCCCGCCGACACCCCGGGCCCGCCCCTGCTGGCGACGTCGCTGCTGCCCGTCCTGCGCCCCGGCCGCATCCGCCCGCTGTACCGCCGCCCCGGCGGCACGGAACCCAATCTGGCGCCGGGCCTGCTCGAGCACCTGGATTCCCGCCTCGGTCTGTCCCCCACCCCGGTGGACTTTCTCGCGTGGGTCATGGCGACGGTACGCCCGGACCTCACGGTCCCCCTCACCGAGGACGCCGAACTCTGGTCGCGGGGCGTGGAGTCGGGCCGTCGGCTGCTCTGGCTGATGCGGCGGGACGGCGAGCGCCCCAAACTCCCCGGCGGCCGCCGCCCGTACGTCCGCGCGCCGCTCCCCTCCCTCCCCCTCACCCTGCACTACGACCGCGACGAGGAGACCCTCCACCTCGACGAGGGCCGTATCTCCCCCGTACCGCCCGAGGCCTGGGACTTCGAGGTGGCCGGAGTCCGGGTCCTGGAGCAGTGGTTCACCACCCGCACCACGCCGCCCGAGCCGGGCACCCTGACCGCGATCCGCCCGACGACCTGGCCGCAACCATGGACGTCGGAACTGCTGGAGCTCATCACGGTCCTGGCGCTACTTGCCGAACACCGCCCCCAACAGGCCGAGTTGCGCATGACGGCCCCACTCACGGCCACGGCACTGCACAAGGCCGGCATACTCCCGGTCCCGGACGCCTCCCGCGGCCCCGCCTCGGTCCTTGACCACCACGAGGAGGGCCCGGAGGGCCAGTTCACGCTGGTCTGA
- a CDS encoding TetR/AcrR family transcriptional regulator, whose product MAVRGAEPEVIWARPERTGRGPRPAYTRADVAAAAVRIADERGLDAVSMRHVAAELGCGTMSLYNYVPRKEDLYELMVDAVSAEHELWEPGGDWRADMLRVAHQTRALMHRHPWVPRLMSPVYGFSPNALRYLEHCLACLDPLEASYGTKMELVAMLNGVVTTYVRNELETAERTRSLPWSEDQENAARIAYLGSRIATGAYPHMAAAFMEDQGPIDLEAVLARALNRVLDAFDVERGSR is encoded by the coding sequence ATGGCAGTCCGAGGGGCCGAACCCGAGGTGATCTGGGCGCGCCCCGAGCGCACGGGCCGGGGTCCGAGACCGGCGTACACTCGTGCCGACGTCGCGGCCGCCGCCGTCCGGATCGCCGACGAGCGCGGGCTGGACGCGGTGTCGATGCGGCACGTCGCGGCCGAACTGGGGTGCGGCACGATGTCGCTGTACAACTACGTCCCCCGCAAGGAGGATCTGTACGAGCTGATGGTCGACGCGGTCAGCGCCGAGCACGAGCTCTGGGAGCCGGGCGGCGACTGGCGGGCCGACATGCTTCGGGTCGCGCACCAGACCCGCGCCCTGATGCACCGCCACCCCTGGGTGCCGCGCCTGATGTCCCCGGTCTACGGCTTCAGCCCGAACGCCCTGCGCTACCTCGAACACTGCCTCGCCTGCCTGGACCCCCTGGAGGCGTCCTACGGCACGAAGATGGAACTCGTCGCGATGCTCAACGGCGTGGTGACGACGTACGTCAGGAACGAACTCGAGACCGCCGAACGCACCCGCTCCCTCCCCTGGTCGGAGGACCAGGAGAACGCGGCCCGCATCGCCTACCTGGGCAGCCGTATTGCCACGGGCGCGTACCCGCACATGGCGGCGGCCTTCATGGAGGACCAGGGCCCGATCGACCTGGAGGCGGTGCTCGCACGGGCGTTGAACCGGGTACTCGACGCGTTCGACGTGGAGCGCGGCAGCCGGTGA
- a CDS encoding ATP-binding cassette domain-containing protein, protein MATTYAVLSEGLEKRFGAVYALRGLDLAVAQGTVCGLLGPNGAGKTTAVRLLTTLLRPDAGSARVAGHDLVRDAAAVRRRIAVTGQYASVDGDLTGRENLRLFARLHRVRGPAGRAGELLERFGLAEAADRPASTYSGGMRRRLDLAACLVRRPDVLFLDEPTTGLDPAGRNGIWQAVRELRADGTTVLLTTQYLEEADQLADEIALVDRGRVAHTGSPAELKARVGSYAEVVVTHADALARAATVLGELTGTEPAFDHDRGAVGAVSTDPTLTLPRLVRELDAAGVPLADAGLRRPTLDDVFLRLTSDPTDGKELAA, encoded by the coding sequence ATGGCTACTACGTACGCTGTACTCAGTGAGGGTCTGGAGAAGCGCTTCGGCGCTGTGTACGCCCTGCGCGGGCTGGATCTGGCCGTCGCGCAGGGCACGGTCTGCGGGCTGCTCGGCCCGAACGGGGCGGGAAAGACGACGGCCGTACGGCTGCTCACCACGCTGCTGCGGCCGGACGCGGGTTCGGCCCGGGTCGCGGGACACGACCTCGTACGGGACGCGGCGGCGGTGCGGCGCCGGATCGCCGTCACGGGGCAGTACGCCTCGGTGGACGGGGATCTGACCGGGCGGGAGAACCTGCGGCTGTTCGCCCGGCTGCACCGGGTACGCGGACCGGCCGGGCGCGCCGGTGAGCTGCTGGAGCGCTTCGGGCTGGCCGAGGCCGCCGACCGGCCCGCCTCGACCTACTCGGGCGGGATGCGGCGCAGGCTGGACCTCGCGGCCTGCCTCGTCCGCCGGCCCGACGTACTGTTCCTCGACGAACCCACCACCGGGCTCGACCCGGCCGGCCGCAACGGGATATGGCAGGCCGTGCGCGAGCTGAGGGCGGACGGCACCACGGTGCTGCTGACCACCCAGTATCTGGAGGAGGCCGACCAGCTCGCCGACGAGATCGCCCTGGTGGACCGGGGCAGGGTCGCGCACACCGGCTCACCGGCCGAGCTCAAGGCGCGCGTCGGGTCGTACGCGGAGGTCGTCGTCACCCACGCCGACGCCCTGGCGCGGGCCGCGACCGTGCTCGGCGAACTCACCGGAACCGAGCCCGCGTTCGACCACGACCGCGGCGCCGTCGGCGCGGTCAGCACCGATCCGACGCTCACGCTTCCCCGCCTCGTGCGCGAACTCGACGCGGCGGGCGTGCCGCTGGCCGACGCCGGCCTCAGGCGGCCGACTCTCGACGACGTCTTCCTCCGGCTCACCTCGGACCCCACGGACGGCAAGGAGCTCGCGGCATGA
- a CDS encoding ABC transporter permease, translating into MSVVAYDGCVMVGRQLRRVRNSPGLAILTQMMPVNMLLFFGYVFGSALAVPGREYRSFLLPGLLVATAAGGIMTGMFQAAQDAHRGVMERFRTMPVSRAAVPLGQAVADLVVTAVGTVPLLLVGLAVGWRVEGSAAGALGAVGLLLFFRFACTSIGIFLGLLTRSEDAAGQLGASSFVLPLLSNAYIPTGNLPGWLRALAEWNPISAVTTALRDLFGNAPVPDGAAWPVAHPVAGSLAWCAVLTAVFLPLAVRRYTHGGH; encoded by the coding sequence ATGAGTGTGGTGGCGTACGACGGATGCGTGATGGTGGGGCGGCAGCTGCGGCGGGTCCGCAACAGTCCTGGGCTCGCGATCCTGACGCAGATGATGCCGGTGAACATGCTGCTGTTCTTCGGCTATGTCTTCGGCAGCGCGCTCGCCGTGCCCGGCCGGGAGTACCGCTCGTTCCTGCTGCCGGGGCTGCTGGTGGCGACCGCGGCCGGCGGGATCATGACCGGGATGTTCCAGGCCGCCCAGGACGCGCACCGGGGTGTGATGGAGCGCTTCCGCACGATGCCGGTGAGCCGGGCGGCCGTGCCGCTCGGGCAGGCGGTGGCGGACCTGGTCGTGACGGCGGTGGGGACCGTGCCACTGCTGCTGGTGGGGCTCGCGGTGGGGTGGCGGGTCGAGGGGTCGGCGGCCGGGGCGCTGGGCGCGGTGGGTCTGCTGCTGTTCTTCCGGTTCGCCTGCACGAGCATCGGGATCTTCCTCGGGCTGCTCACCCGCAGCGAGGACGCCGCCGGGCAGCTCGGCGCCTCGTCCTTCGTGCTGCCGCTGCTGTCCAACGCCTACATCCCCACCGGAAATCTGCCAGGCTGGCTGCGCGCGCTCGCCGAGTGGAACCCGATCAGCGCGGTCACCACGGCGCTGCGGGACCTCTTCGGCAACGCGCCCGTCCCGGACGGCGCCGCCTGGCCTGTGGCCCACCCCGTCGCCGGGTCGCTCGCCTGGTGCGCCGTGCTGACCGCGGTGTTCCTGCCGCTCGCGGTCCGCCGGTACACGCACGGCGGCCACTGA
- a CDS encoding CaiB/BaiF CoA transferase family protein: protein MDRLPLPLEGITVVAVEQAVAAPFATRQLADLGARVIKVERIDGGDFARGYDTAAGGLASHFVWCNRGKESIALDLKDPRGLDVVRRLVADADVFVQNLAQGAAARLGLDADTLCAAHPRLVAVDISGYGASGPYADKRAYDMLVQCEAGLVSVTGTPEQPVKAGIPAADIAAAMYAFSGVLAALVRRGTTGRGGPVEVSMLESLAEWMGHPLHHAMHGGTPPARSGLAHAVIAPYDAYPTADGGRVLLSVQNDREWRRLAEQVMGRPELGTDPAFATNAARVENRRRTDELVGKALGALEADEALARLEGAGIACARLRDLHELAEHPQLVARERWRQVGSPVGPLRALLPPITMPGGDDARMGDVPALGQHTEALLRAVGMTDDQIAALRRDGVAA from the coding sequence ATGGACCGACTTCCCCTGCCCCTGGAGGGCATCACCGTCGTCGCCGTCGAACAGGCCGTGGCCGCGCCCTTCGCGACCCGGCAGCTCGCCGACCTGGGCGCCCGCGTCATCAAGGTCGAGCGGATCGACGGCGGCGACTTCGCGCGCGGCTACGACACCGCCGCCGGTGGTCTCGCCTCGCACTTCGTGTGGTGCAACCGGGGCAAGGAGTCCATCGCCCTCGACCTCAAGGACCCGCGCGGCCTGGACGTCGTACGGCGGCTGGTCGCGGACGCGGACGTGTTCGTGCAGAACCTCGCCCAGGGAGCCGCCGCCCGGCTCGGGCTGGACGCGGACACACTGTGCGCCGCGCATCCGCGGCTGGTCGCCGTGGACATCTCGGGGTACGGGGCGTCGGGCCCGTACGCCGACAAGCGGGCCTACGACATGCTCGTGCAGTGCGAGGCGGGGCTGGTGTCGGTGACCGGGACGCCGGAGCAACCGGTCAAGGCGGGGATCCCGGCGGCGGACATCGCGGCGGCCATGTACGCCTTCTCCGGTGTGCTGGCCGCGCTGGTGCGGCGCGGGACGACCGGGCGGGGCGGTCCGGTGGAGGTGTCGATGCTGGAGTCCCTCGCCGAGTGGATGGGCCATCCCCTGCACCATGCGATGCACGGGGGAACTCCCCCGGCGCGCAGCGGCCTCGCGCACGCCGTCATCGCGCCGTACGACGCCTATCCGACGGCGGACGGCGGGCGGGTACTGCTGTCGGTGCAGAACGACCGGGAGTGGCGGCGGCTGGCCGAGCAGGTCATGGGGCGGCCCGAGCTGGGGACGGACCCGGCGTTCGCGACGAACGCGGCGCGGGTCGAGAACCGGCGGCGCACCGATGAGCTGGTCGGCAAGGCGCTGGGCGCGCTGGAGGCCGACGAGGCGCTGGCCCGGCTGGAGGGCGCGGGCATCGCGTGCGCGCGCCTGAGGGATCTGCACGAGCTGGCGGAGCATCCGCAGCTGGTGGCCCGGGAGCGGTGGCGGCAGGTGGGATCGCCGGTGGGGCCGCTGCGTGCGCTGCTGCCCCCCATCACCATGCCGGGCGGGGACGACGCACGGATGGGGGACGTGCCCGCGCTCGGTCAGCACACCGAGGCGCTGCTGCGTGCCGTGGGGATGACGGACGACCAGATCGCAGCCCTGCGCCGGGACGGTGTGGCGGCCTGA
- a CDS encoding anti-sigma factor: MSVLGKLFHREDLHSLAAPYALDALEPGERRRFEKHLADCGRCAAEVRTLSEDAVRLAWSTAAPPPAAMRDRVLAAVRATPQEPGPARERTPQLPPHVWGTQPPPTRTRTPRARPLFVPFATATAAAALVVAGLFAVQADRTQGRLDAERAQAREIAHVLAASDARAASSKDARGRSIGVIASASEGQAVVTLSGYGQPPGGHVHQLWLMRPHVPPRSLGLFEGDAPLVAAGLGKSSTSLAVTVEPDGGSAQPTTQPVVQLALKSVGFGE, translated from the coding sequence ATGAGTGTCCTCGGCAAGCTCTTCCACCGCGAGGATCTGCACTCGCTCGCGGCCCCCTACGCGCTGGACGCCCTCGAACCCGGTGAGCGGCGCCGCTTCGAGAAGCACCTCGCGGACTGCGGCCGCTGTGCCGCCGAGGTGCGGACCCTGTCCGAGGACGCCGTGCGCCTCGCCTGGTCCACGGCCGCCCCGCCGCCGGCCGCGATGCGCGACCGGGTCCTGGCCGCCGTACGCGCGACTCCGCAGGAGCCCGGCCCCGCGCGCGAGCGCACACCCCAACTGCCGCCGCACGTCTGGGGCACGCAGCCCCCGCCGACACGCACCCGTACGCCCCGGGCGCGCCCCCTGTTCGTTCCGTTCGCCACGGCGACGGCCGCGGCGGCCCTCGTCGTCGCCGGGCTGTTCGCGGTCCAGGCCGACCGGACCCAGGGCAGGCTCGACGCCGAACGGGCCCAGGCGCGTGAGATCGCCCACGTTCTGGCCGCCTCCGACGCCCGCGCCGCCAGCAGCAAGGACGCGCGGGGCCGAAGTATCGGAGTGATCGCTTCCGCGTCCGAGGGGCAGGCCGTCGTCACGCTCAGCGGATATGGACAGCCGCCCGGCGGCCATGTGCACCAGCTCTGGCTCATGCGCCCCCATGTGCCACCGCGCTCCCTCGGGCTCTTCGAGGGTGACGCGCCCTTGGTGGCGGCCGGCCTCGGCAAGTCCTCGACGTCACTCGCAGTGACCGTCGAACCCGACGGAGGGTCAGCTCAGCCCACAACTCAGCCAGTTGTCCAACTCGCCCTGAAATCAGTTGGATTCGGAGAGTAA